The following proteins come from a genomic window of Streptomyces sp. NBC_01716:
- a CDS encoding glycoside hydrolase family 13 protein — protein MSTDSPSPGPWWKSAVVYQIYPRSFADSDGDGVGDLRGIISRLDHLAELGVDVLWLSPVYPSPQDDNGYDISDYQDIDPSFGTLADFDDLLAAVHARSMKLVMDLVVNHTSDEHPWFTESRRGPDSPKRDCYWWRPARQGSAPGTPDAEPNNWRSFFSGPAWEYDEPGDAYYLHLFSRKQPDLNWENPEVRAAVHRMMNWWLDRGVDGFRMDVINLISKDPALADRTHHGAGPRIHEFLQEMHREVFAGRPERLLTVGEMPGVTVDEARLFTDPARAEVDMVFQFEHVGLDHGDGKFDVRPLNLLDLKASLGRWQDGLSGTGWNSLYWNNHDQPRVVSRFGDDGPGHRVRSATMLATVLHLHRGTPYIYQGEELGMTNAPFTSINDFRDIESLNHYAEAVDAGTDPVRVLAGLRAMGRDNARTPMQWDASPHAGFTTGTPWIPVNPNHTEVNAEAVYADPSSVFHHYRRLIALRHSEPVVAHGDFTMLLPDDPRVYAYTRRLVGADGAATELLVLGNFTGDTAEAALPDDGWRDAGLLIGNVPGPAPLGTTVTLAPWEARVHRRHRPA, from the coding sequence ATGAGCACCGACTCCCCCTCCCCCGGGCCCTGGTGGAAGTCCGCGGTCGTCTACCAGATATATCCGCGCAGCTTCGCCGACTCCGACGGCGACGGCGTGGGGGACCTGCGCGGCATCATCTCCCGGCTGGACCATCTCGCCGAACTCGGCGTGGACGTCCTCTGGTTGTCGCCGGTGTATCCGTCGCCGCAGGACGACAACGGCTACGACATCAGCGACTACCAGGACATCGATCCGTCCTTCGGCACACTGGCGGACTTCGACGATCTGCTCGCCGCCGTCCACGCGCGGTCCATGAAGCTGGTCATGGACCTCGTCGTCAACCACACCTCCGACGAGCACCCGTGGTTCACCGAGTCCCGGCGCGGACCGGACAGCCCCAAGCGCGACTGTTACTGGTGGCGGCCGGCCCGGCAGGGCTCGGCCCCCGGCACTCCGGACGCGGAGCCCAACAACTGGCGCTCGTTCTTCTCCGGCCCGGCCTGGGAGTACGACGAGCCGGGTGACGCGTACTACCTGCATCTCTTCTCCCGCAAACAGCCCGACCTCAACTGGGAGAATCCCGAGGTCCGCGCCGCCGTCCACCGGATGATGAACTGGTGGCTCGACCGGGGCGTGGACGGCTTCCGGATGGATGTCATCAACCTCATCTCGAAGGACCCGGCGCTCGCCGACCGCACGCACCACGGCGCGGGGCCCCGGATCCATGAGTTCCTCCAGGAGATGCACCGCGAGGTCTTCGCCGGGCGCCCCGAACGGCTGCTCACCGTCGGCGAGATGCCCGGCGTGACCGTCGATGAGGCGAGGCTCTTCACCGATCCGGCGCGCGCCGAGGTGGACATGGTCTTCCAGTTCGAGCATGTCGGACTCGACCACGGCGACGGCAAGTTCGATGTACGGCCGCTGAACCTGCTCGACCTCAAGGCGTCCCTCGGCCGCTGGCAGGACGGCCTCAGCGGGACCGGCTGGAACAGCCTCTACTGGAACAACCACGACCAGCCGCGCGTGGTCTCCCGCTTCGGCGACGACGGGCCCGGCCACCGGGTCAGGTCCGCGACGATGCTGGCCACCGTCCTGCATCTGCACCGGGGCACCCCGTACATCTACCAGGGCGAGGAACTGGGCATGACCAACGCCCCGTTCACCTCCATCAACGACTTCCGCGACATCGAGTCGCTCAACCACTACGCGGAGGCGGTCGACGCGGGCACGGACCCGGTGCGCGTGCTGGCGGGGCTGCGGGCGATGGGGCGTGACAACGCCCGTACGCCGATGCAGTGGGACGCCTCCCCGCACGCCGGATTCACCACCGGCACCCCGTGGATCCCGGTCAACCCGAACCACACCGAGGTCAACGCGGAAGCGGTGTACGCCGATCCGTCGTCCGTCTTCCACCACTACCGCAGGCTGATCGCACTGAGGCACTCGGAACCGGTGGTGGCGCACGGCGACTTCACGATGCTGCTGCCTGACGATCCGCGGGTGTACGCGTATACCCGGCGGCTGGTGGGGGCGGACGGTGCGGCGACCGAGCTGCTGGTCCTCGGCAACTTCACCGGCGACACGGCGGAGGCCGCCCTGCCGGACGACGGCTGGCGCGATGCCGGCCTGCTGATCGGCAATGTCCCGGGCCCCGCGCCGCTCGGCACGACAGTGACGCTCGCGCCCTGGGAGGCAAGGGTCCACCGCCGCCACCGCCCGGCCTGA
- a CDS encoding ThuA domain-containing protein — protein MLRQLRTLPKTAAAAFALTLGLAASLLAPATAAQAADPAYRVLVFSKTAGFRHDSIPVGTQTIRDLGAANNFTVTATEDSTAFTTSNLANFKAVVFLSTTGDVLNTSQQSALQGYVDGGGGYFGIHAAADTEYEWPQYQQLVGAWFKSHPAIQRATVKNEDRSHAATSHLGQTWSRTDEWYNYRTNPRPQVRVLQSLDESTYSGGEMSGDHPITWCHPQGNGRSFYTGLGHTQESYADPAFRSLLLGGIRYAAGFAKADCRAETGYTPLYNGSTTGWSQAGPGSFTNTDATLNSQGGMGLYWYRAKEYASYSLKLDWRMAGDDNSGVFVGFPASDDVNTSVNQGYEIQIDSTDAADRTTGSVYGFKAADITARDNALNPPGSWNTYEIRVEGERLQVFLNGVRINDFTNTDPVRSLQQGHIGIQNHGTGDDVSFRDIRIKELGGTNPPQTTTYEGESYTSSQGVQPADHAPASGGRTLGHIENGDWAGYSQASLTGAKTFAARVSSAGAGGTVQIRSGSATGPVAGSVAVPNTGGWETFRDVSTILTGTPTGPLFLTFTGGGGALFDIDTFTIGR, from the coding sequence ATGCTCCGTCAGCTCCGCACCCTGCCGAAGACCGCGGCCGCGGCCTTCGCCCTCACACTCGGCCTCGCCGCGTCACTTCTGGCACCGGCCACCGCGGCCCAGGCCGCCGACCCCGCCTACCGGGTTCTCGTCTTCTCCAAGACGGCGGGCTTCCGGCACGACTCCATCCCGGTCGGTACACAGACCATCCGCGACCTCGGCGCGGCCAACAACTTCACCGTCACCGCCACCGAGGACAGCACCGCCTTCACCACGTCGAACCTGGCCAACTTCAAGGCCGTCGTCTTCCTCTCCACCACCGGCGACGTGCTGAACACCAGCCAGCAGTCGGCGCTCCAGGGGTATGTGGACGGTGGCGGCGGCTACTTCGGCATCCACGCGGCGGCCGACACCGAGTACGAGTGGCCGCAGTACCAGCAGCTCGTCGGCGCCTGGTTCAAGAGCCACCCGGCGATCCAGCGGGCCACGGTGAAGAACGAGGACCGGTCGCACGCGGCCACCTCGCACCTGGGCCAGACCTGGTCCCGTACCGACGAGTGGTACAACTACCGCACCAATCCCCGCCCGCAGGTCCGGGTCCTCCAGAGCCTGGACGAATCCACCTACAGCGGCGGGGAGATGAGCGGGGACCACCCGATCACCTGGTGCCACCCGCAGGGCAACGGCCGGTCCTTCTACACCGGACTCGGCCACACCCAGGAGTCGTACGCCGACCCCGCTTTCCGGTCACTGCTGCTCGGCGGCATCCGGTACGCGGCGGGCTTCGCCAAGGCCGACTGCCGCGCGGAGACCGGCTACACCCCGCTCTACAACGGCTCGACGACCGGCTGGTCCCAGGCCGGACCCGGCAGCTTCACCAACACCGACGCCACGCTGAACTCGCAGGGTGGCATGGGCCTGTACTGGTACCGGGCTAAGGAGTACGCCTCGTACTCCCTCAAGCTGGACTGGCGCATGGCCGGGGACGACAACTCCGGTGTGTTCGTGGGCTTCCCGGCCTCCGACGACGTCAACACCTCGGTGAACCAGGGTTACGAGATCCAGATCGACTCCACCGACGCGGCCGACCGGACCACCGGGTCCGTCTACGGCTTCAAGGCGGCGGATATCACGGCGCGGGACAACGCCCTGAATCCGCCGGGGAGTTGGAACACGTACGAGATCCGGGTGGAGGGGGAGCGGCTCCAGGTCTTCCTCAACGGCGTACGGATCAACGACTTCACCAACACCGACCCGGTGCGCTCGCTCCAGCAGGGACACATCGGGATCCAGAACCACGGCACCGGTGACGACGTGTCCTTCCGCGACATCAGGATCAAGGAACTCGGCGGCACCAACCCGCCCCAGACCACCACCTACGAAGGGGAGTCCTACACCTCCAGCCAGGGTGTCCAGCCCGCCGACCACGCTCCGGCGAGCGGAGGCAGGACGCTCGGCCACATCGAGAACGGCGACTGGGCGGGCTACTCCCAGGCGTCGCTCACCGGGGCGAAGACCTTCGCGGCGAGGGTCTCATCGGCCGGCGCGGGAGGCACCGTCCAGATCCGCTCGGGCTCGGCGACCGGACCCGTCGCCGGTTCGGTCGCGGTGCCGAACACGGGTGGCTGGGAGACGTTCCGAGACGTGTCCACCATCCTGACGGGCACCCCGACCGGCCCGCTGTTCCTCACCTTCACCGGTGGCGGCGGCGCCCTGTTCGACATCGACACCTTCACGATCGGCCGATAG